TGTCTCTAGCCCAAATGATGTTTAAATCCATCCTATGGAGCATTGTTTTTTGTATTTTGGGGCTATGGGTCTCTTTTACCTTTAATATCACTTCGGGAGCGTCTATAATTGCTGTAGCTACCATTACTTTTTTTATTTTTTTGTGTATTGATTTTTGTCATAAAAGATTTTTCCATGAATCTTAGTTTATCTTAAAAAGAGATGAATAATAAAATAGAAATGAACTATGAAGTGCAAGGCATTTTACATGGTGCCGGACTTGAGCCAACCCATCATCGGGTTATGGTTTTGTCTTTTATTGTCAATAAAAGACGTCCTGTAACTGCTCAGGAAATCCTTCAAGGACTTATTACTCAGACCTCGATAAACAAGGTAACATTGTACCGAATTTTAGACTTACTGGTGGAGAAAAAAATTGTTTATAGACATAGTGCAGGAGACAGGTCGTTTAGATATTGTTTTGCATCGGTAGAAAATAAAGATGGGCACTGCCATTTTTATTGCAAAGAATGTGGGCAGATGCAGTGCATTTCAATGCATAAACTACCATTAGCTATAAACGAAGCGTACAAAGATTTGCCTGTCCGCATAGAAGATATTGAAATTCGTTTCGACGGCGTGTGTCAGGATTGTTTGCAAACAAGTTAAGTTATAGAATGTGTG
This portion of the Desulfovulcanus ferrireducens genome encodes:
- a CDS encoding Fur family transcriptional regulator, giving the protein MNNKIEMNYEVQGILHGAGLEPTHHRVMVLSFIVNKRRPVTAQEILQGLITQTSINKVTLYRILDLLVEKKIVYRHSAGDRSFRYCFASVENKDGHCHFYCKECGQMQCISMHKLPLAINEAYKDLPVRIEDIEIRFDGVCQDCLQTS